A genomic segment from Modestobacter roseus encodes:
- a CDS encoding TenA family transcriptional regulator gives MPVDELLSRSPDAWREATAHPFLTGVREGTVPVAAFDTWLVQDARFVADLLRFQARLLARAPRPAQAVLAGGLVALVEELAWFEQLAAARGLDLAAPALPATTGYAELLARLDDADVPTGLTALWTIERTYLDAWSGALPGAPQYREFVEHWTVPGFAGYVAGLAAAADAFPPADPDAVFAEVVAAEIVFWDMAMGAA, from the coding sequence GTGCCGGTCGACGAGCTCCTCTCCCGATCCCCCGACGCCTGGCGGGAAGCCACCGCCCACCCGTTCCTGACCGGGGTGCGCGAGGGCACCGTGCCGGTCGCGGCGTTCGACACCTGGCTGGTGCAGGACGCCCGGTTCGTCGCCGACCTGCTGCGCTTCCAGGCCCGGCTGCTGGCCCGGGCGCCCCGGCCGGCGCAGGCGGTGCTGGCCGGTGGCCTGGTCGCGCTGGTCGAGGAGCTGGCCTGGTTCGAGCAGCTGGCCGCCGCCCGCGGCCTGGACCTCGCCGCGCCCGCGCTGCCGGCCACCACCGGGTACGCCGAGCTGCTGGCCCGGTTGGACGACGCCGACGTCCCGACCGGGCTCACCGCGCTGTGGACGATCGAGCGCACCTACCTGGACGCCTGGTCGGGCGCGCTGCCCGGGGCGCCGCAGTACCGGGAGTTCGTCGAGCACTGGACCGTGCCGGGCTTCGCCGGGTACGTGGCCGGGCTCGCCGCGGCCGCCGACGCGTTCCCGCCCGCCGACCCGGACGCCGTCTTCGCCGAGGTGGTCGCGGCGGAGATCGTCTTCTGGGACATGGCGATGGGCGCCGCGTGA
- the fabG gene encoding 3-oxoacyl-ACP reductase FabG, with product MAEQRTAIITGAARGIGAAIATRFAADGMAVAVLDLDEGACAGTVEAITSAGGRALAVGANVADEDSVTAAVDRVAAELGAPTVLVNNAGITRDNLLFKMSVGDWDAVLGVHLRGAFLMSRAAQKHMVEAQWGRIVNLSSVSALGNRGQVNYSAAKAGMQGLTKTLALELGRYNVTANAIAPGFIETEMTAQTAERIGVPFEDFKAGAAKQIPVQRVGQPEDIAHTAAFLVSEGAGFVSGQVIYVAGGPKD from the coding sequence GTGGCAGAGCAGCGGACGGCGATCATCACCGGAGCGGCGCGCGGGATCGGCGCGGCCATCGCGACACGGTTCGCGGCGGACGGCATGGCGGTGGCCGTGCTCGACCTGGACGAGGGCGCCTGCGCCGGCACGGTGGAGGCGATCACCTCCGCCGGGGGCCGGGCGCTCGCCGTCGGCGCGAACGTCGCCGACGAGGACTCGGTCACCGCTGCGGTCGACCGGGTGGCCGCCGAGCTGGGCGCCCCGACCGTGCTGGTGAACAACGCCGGGATCACCCGGGACAACCTGCTGTTCAAGATGAGCGTCGGCGACTGGGACGCGGTGCTCGGCGTGCACCTGCGCGGGGCGTTCCTGATGAGCCGCGCGGCGCAGAAGCACATGGTCGAGGCTCAGTGGGGCCGGATCGTGAACCTCTCCAGCGTCTCGGCGCTGGGCAACCGCGGGCAGGTCAACTACTCGGCCGCCAAGGCCGGCATGCAGGGGCTCACCAAGACCCTCGCGCTCGAGCTGGGCCGCTACAACGTCACCGCGAACGCGATCGCGCCCGGGTTCATCGAGACCGAGATGACCGCGCAGACGGCCGAGCGGATCGGGGTGCCGTTCGAGGACTTCAAGGCGGGCGCGGCGAAGCAGATCCCGGTGCAGCGCGTCGGCCAGCCCGAGGACATCGCGCACACCGCCGCGTTCCTGGTCAGCGAGGGGGCGGGCTTCGTCTCCGGCCAGGTCATCTACGTCGCCGGTGGCCCCAAGGACTGA
- a CDS encoding purine-cytosine permease family protein → MSTPTRPSPVAADAPLTLTEAPPRTLGLRDSLGLWGNLGISLLLPVAAVYVVMPGRSLWVTIGAIVVGAVIGAALLGATAAAGAREQVPAMVLLRGLLGRHSSYLPTALNLVQCVGWATFEIVIIAEAASRVLDAPRWPFVLGAGVLATAMALRPLGVVRVLARYAVWAALAALVYLYVQVLREPLPELTEGSASSFWTAADIVIALPVSWIPLAADYSRHVRSSRAAGVGASVGYGVATVVMFTLGVLALAAYGSAGLDVIDALLVVPLGALAVLLLVVVELDEAFANLYSTAVSAQNVVARADRRVLVLVVGAVATLLALTFDIAAYEPFLFLIGAVFVPLAGVFLVAYWLLPRGTWDTSDTAPARLELLLPWVAGFVAYQLTLPTYFAGPGAGWTSWWTERQTDLGIDPANGWSASLVSLAVAVLLTLVVRAPALVRGRRS, encoded by the coding sequence ATGAGCACCCCCACCCGTCCGTCCCCCGTGGCCGCGGACGCCCCCCTCACCCTCACCGAGGCGCCCCCACGCACCCTCGGCCTGCGCGACTCGCTGGGCCTGTGGGGCAACCTCGGGATCAGCCTGCTGCTGCCGGTCGCCGCGGTCTACGTGGTCATGCCCGGCCGCTCGCTGTGGGTGACCATCGGCGCCATCGTCGTCGGCGCCGTCATCGGCGCGGCGCTGCTGGGCGCCACCGCCGCGGCCGGCGCCCGCGAGCAGGTGCCGGCGATGGTGCTGCTGCGCGGCCTGCTCGGCCGGCACAGCTCCTACCTGCCGACGGCGCTGAACCTCGTGCAGTGCGTCGGCTGGGCCACCTTCGAGATCGTGATCATCGCCGAGGCCGCCTCCCGGGTGCTCGACGCCCCGCGCTGGCCCTTCGTCCTCGGCGCCGGGGTGCTGGCCACCGCGATGGCGCTGCGGCCGCTCGGCGTCGTCCGGGTGCTGGCCCGCTACGCGGTGTGGGCGGCGCTGGCCGCGCTGGTCTACCTGTACGTGCAGGTGCTGCGCGAGCCGCTGCCCGAGCTCACCGAGGGCAGCGCCAGCTCCTTCTGGACCGCCGCGGACATCGTGATCGCGCTCCCGGTCTCCTGGATCCCGCTGGCCGCCGACTACAGCCGGCACGTGCGCAGCAGCCGGGCCGCCGGCGTCGGCGCGAGCGTCGGGTACGGCGTCGCCACGGTCGTGATGTTCACCCTCGGTGTGCTGGCGCTGGCCGCCTACGGCAGCGCCGGGCTGGACGTCATCGACGCGCTGCTGGTCGTGCCGCTGGGCGCGCTGGCGGTGCTGCTGCTGGTGGTCGTCGAGCTGGACGAGGCGTTCGCCAACCTCTACTCCACCGCGGTGTCGGCGCAGAACGTCGTCGCGCGGGCCGACCGGCGGGTGCTCGTGCTGGTCGTCGGCGCGGTGGCCACCCTGCTGGCGCTGACGTTCGACATCGCCGCCTACGAGCCGTTCCTCTTCCTGATCGGCGCGGTGTTCGTGCCGCTGGCCGGGGTGTTCCTGGTGGCCTACTGGCTGCTGCCCCGCGGCACCTGGGACACGTCCGACACCGCGCCGGCCCGGCTGGAGCTGCTGCTGCCCTGGGTGGCCGGCTTCGTCGCCTACCAGCTCACCCTGCCCACGTACTTCGCCGGCCCGGGCGCCGGCTGGACGTCGTGGTGGACCGAGCGGCAGACCGACCTGGGCATCGACCCGGCGAACGGCTGGTCGGCGTCGCTGGTCAGCCTGGCGGTGGCGGTGCTGCTCACCCTGGTGGTGCGGGCCCCGGCGCTGGTGCGGGGGCGCCGGTCGTGA
- a CDS encoding dihydrofolate reductase family protein — translation MGALRVHEFTTVDGVVDAPMWTMDYGFPDDLAASIGALTAPARGILLGRTTFEMFAPAWSTRTVEDDEGAPFFNDTTKYVVTSTLTDTGSVWRNSTVLGGYDADRVCALKDEVGDLYVSGSATLVRALLADGLVDELHLYVYPLAVGTGIRLFAEGTAQPLALLGAEPLSNGVVHLTYGPAAA, via the coding sequence ATGGGCGCACTGCGCGTGCACGAGTTCACCACCGTCGACGGCGTCGTCGACGCACCGATGTGGACGATGGACTACGGGTTCCCCGACGACCTGGCCGCCTCCATCGGTGCGCTGACCGCCCCGGCGCGGGGCATCCTGCTCGGCCGCACCACCTTCGAGATGTTCGCGCCCGCCTGGTCCACCCGCACCGTCGAGGACGACGAAGGCGCCCCCTTCTTCAACGACACCACCAAGTACGTGGTGACCTCGACGCTGACCGACACCGGGTCGGTCTGGCGGAACTCGACCGTGCTGGGCGGCTACGACGCCGACCGGGTCTGCGCGCTCAAGGACGAGGTCGGCGACCTGTACGTCAGCGGCAGCGCCACCCTGGTACGCGCACTGCTCGCCGACGGGCTGGTCGACGAGCTGCACCTCTACGTCTACCCGCTCGCCGTCGGTACCGGCATCCGGCTCTTCGCCGAGGGCACCGCGCAGCCGCTGGCCCTGCTGGGAGCTGAACCGCTGAGCAACGGCGTCGTCCACCTGACCTACGGCCCCGCGGCCGCCTGA
- a CDS encoding thiazole synthase: protein MAAEEAGDTFTLAGETFRSRLLLGTGGVPSLEVLERAIRASGTQLVTIALRRVEASASGAMLQVLERCGVRLLPNTAGCFTAREAVLTAKLAREAFGTDWVKLEVIGDEHTLLPDAVELLDAAEQLVADGFSVLAYTTDDPVLGRRLADAGCAAVMPLGSPIGSGLGIRNPHNIALLREAVDVPVVLDAGIGTASDAALAMELGCDAVLLASAVTRARDPERMALAMRQGVEGGRLARLAGRIPRRWHAEASTPMAGLPEL from the coding sequence CTGGCCGCCGAGGAGGCCGGCGACACCTTCACCCTCGCCGGGGAGACCTTCCGCTCCCGGCTGCTGCTGGGCACCGGCGGCGTGCCCAGCCTCGAGGTGCTCGAACGCGCCATCCGGGCCTCGGGCACCCAGCTGGTCACGATCGCGCTGCGCCGGGTGGAAGCCTCGGCCAGCGGCGCGATGCTGCAGGTGCTCGAGCGCTGCGGCGTCCGGCTGCTGCCCAACACCGCCGGCTGCTTCACCGCCCGCGAGGCGGTGCTCACCGCGAAGCTGGCCCGTGAGGCGTTCGGCACCGACTGGGTGAAGCTGGAGGTGATCGGCGACGAGCACACCCTGCTGCCCGACGCCGTCGAGCTGCTCGACGCCGCGGAGCAGCTGGTCGCCGACGGCTTCTCGGTGCTGGCCTACACCACCGACGACCCCGTCCTCGGCCGCCGGCTGGCCGACGCCGGCTGCGCCGCGGTGATGCCGCTGGGCTCACCGATCGGCAGCGGGCTGGGCATCCGCAACCCGCACAACATCGCGCTGCTGCGCGAGGCGGTCGACGTGCCGGTGGTGCTCGACGCCGGCATCGGCACCGCCTCCGACGCCGCGCTGGCGATGGAGCTGGGCTGCGACGCGGTGCTGCTGGCCTCCGCGGTCACCCGGGCCCGCGACCCGGAGCGGATGGCGCTGGCCATGCGCCAGGGCGTCGAAGGGGGCCGGCTCGCCCGGCTGGCCGGCCGGATCCCCCGCCGCTGGCACGCGGAGGCCTCGACCCCGATGGCCGGCCTGCCCGAGCTGTGA
- the thiE gene encoding thiamine phosphate synthase, with product MPMGRLHVLTDARGGAAALAAVEAAVDAGAPVVQVRAKGGTDRELHDFAAAVVAICAPAGATCLVNDRVDVALAVGADGTHLGAGDLPLAAARRVAGPAHLLGGTCRDPELARQLVAEGADYLGVGPAWPTTTKTGLPDALGPSGIAAVAAAVDVPVIAIGGVTAARVPALLAAGAAGVAVVGAVSAAADPAAATRELLAALERG from the coding sequence ATGCCCATGGGGCGGCTGCACGTGCTCACCGACGCCCGCGGCGGGGCGGCGGCGCTGGCCGCGGTCGAGGCCGCGGTCGACGCCGGGGCACCGGTGGTGCAGGTGCGCGCCAAGGGCGGCACCGACCGGGAGCTGCACGACTTCGCCGCCGCGGTGGTGGCGATCTGCGCCCCCGCCGGGGCGACCTGCCTGGTCAACGACCGGGTCGACGTCGCCCTGGCCGTCGGCGCCGACGGCACCCACCTGGGCGCCGGTGACCTGCCGCTGGCCGCCGCCCGCCGGGTCGCCGGCCCCGCGCACCTGCTCGGCGGCACCTGCCGCGACCCGGAGCTGGCGCGGCAGCTGGTCGCCGAGGGCGCCGACTACCTCGGCGTCGGCCCCGCCTGGCCGACCACCACGAAGACCGGGCTGCCCGACGCGCTGGGCCCGTCGGGCATCGCCGCGGTCGCCGCCGCCGTCGACGTCCCGGTGATCGCGATCGGCGGGGTGACCGCCGCGCGGGTGCCCGCGCTGCTGGCCGCCGGTGCGGCCGGGGTCGCCGTCGTGGGCGCCGTCTCCGCCGCCGCCGACCCGGCCGCCGCCACCCGCGAGCTGCTCGCCGCCCTGGAGCGGGGGTGA
- a CDS encoding ABC transporter ATP-binding protein — MPDPVLLEAHDLLVGYATGEPVCAPVSVAVAPGTALGLVGPNGAGKSTVLQTLVGLLPALGGTVRYAGQPVDERSATFRAEVATVLDEDAFFPALTGVEHLLLAARGHGVAEAEAVVAREVEAFGLAGRAEALPSAVSSGQRRRLALAAALVRPARMLVLDEPERRLDTGMRRHLAARLAAEVEAGVTVVFASHDPEFLRTLADAVLVVDDADCPLVSPDDAVAALSEG; from the coding sequence GTGCCTGACCCGGTCCTCCTCGAGGCGCACGACCTGCTGGTCGGCTACGCCACCGGGGAGCCGGTCTGCGCGCCGGTGAGCGTGGCGGTGGCGCCGGGCACCGCGCTGGGCCTGGTCGGGCCGAACGGGGCGGGCAAGTCGACGGTGCTGCAGACCCTGGTCGGGCTCCTCCCCGCGCTCGGCGGGACGGTGCGCTACGCCGGGCAGCCGGTCGACGAGCGCTCGGCGACCTTCCGCGCCGAGGTGGCGACCGTGCTCGACGAGGACGCGTTCTTCCCGGCGCTGACCGGCGTGGAGCACCTGCTGCTGGCCGCCCGCGGGCACGGGGTGGCCGAGGCCGAGGCCGTCGTCGCCCGGGAGGTCGAGGCATTCGGGCTGGCCGGGCGGGCCGAGGCGCTGCCCTCGGCGGTCTCCTCCGGTCAGCGGCGGCGGCTCGCACTGGCCGCGGCGCTCGTCCGGCCGGCCCGGATGCTGGTGCTCGACGAGCCCGAGCGGCGGCTGGACACCGGTATGCGCCGCCACCTGGCCGCCCGGCTGGCCGCCGAGGTCGAGGCCGGGGTCACGGTGGTCTTCGCCAGCCACGACCCGGAGTTCCTCCGGACGCTGGCCGACGCCGTGCTGGTCGTCGACGACGCCGACTGCCCGCTGGTCTCCCCGGACGACGCCGTCGCCGCGCTCTCCGAGGGCTGA
- the thiS gene encoding sulfur carrier protein ThiS: protein MITLSVNGAPAELPDGTTVADLVAQRAAGHDRVAVARNGDVVPRSSWPATPLTSGDTVEVLAPTAGG from the coding sequence GTGATCACCCTCTCCGTCAACGGCGCCCCCGCCGAGCTGCCCGACGGCACCACCGTCGCCGATCTGGTCGCCCAGCGCGCCGCCGGCCACGACCGGGTGGCGGTGGCCCGCAACGGCGACGTCGTCCCGCGCAGCAGCTGGCCGGCGACCCCCCTGACCAGCGGCGACACCGTCGAGGTGCTCGCCCCGACCGCCGGAGGCTGA
- a CDS encoding SDR family NAD(P)-dependent oxidoreductase, with protein sequence MEIDGARIWVTGASAGIGAALARELADRGARVAISARNADQLAEVAGGRMTVVPVDVTDRAATVAAGAAVRAALGGIDVVVANAGTWSGFHVEPWESDRFAEHLQINVMGAVHTFEAVVPQMLAEGRGRLVGVASLAGYRGVPGSEAYNAGKAALISLLESLRGSLAPRGVVVQTVNPGFVTTRMTERNRFPMPFKVEADDAARTIADGIARDRAEIAFPLPMAVLMKAARLVPTRAWTSLTAAMARRGLDGGPGRRAG encoded by the coding sequence ATGGAGATCGACGGAGCACGGATCTGGGTCACCGGCGCATCGGCCGGCATCGGCGCGGCGCTCGCCCGGGAGCTGGCCGACCGCGGCGCCCGGGTGGCGATCAGCGCCCGCAACGCCGATCAGCTGGCCGAGGTTGCCGGGGGCCGGATGACCGTCGTCCCGGTCGACGTCACCGACCGGGCGGCCACCGTCGCCGCCGGCGCCGCAGTGCGCGCGGCCCTGGGCGGCATCGACGTCGTCGTCGCCAACGCCGGCACCTGGTCGGGGTTCCACGTGGAACCGTGGGAGTCCGACCGCTTCGCCGAGCACCTGCAGATCAACGTGATGGGCGCGGTGCACACCTTCGAGGCCGTCGTCCCGCAGATGCTCGCCGAGGGGCGCGGCCGGCTCGTCGGCGTCGCCTCGCTGGCCGGCTACCGCGGGGTGCCCGGCTCGGAGGCCTACAACGCCGGCAAGGCCGCGCTGATCAGCCTGCTGGAGAGCCTGCGCGGGTCGCTCGCCCCGCGCGGCGTCGTCGTCCAGACGGTCAACCCCGGGTTCGTCACCACCCGGATGACCGAACGGAACCGGTTCCCGATGCCGTTCAAGGTCGAGGCCGACGACGCCGCGCGGACCATCGCCGACGGCATCGCCCGGGACAGGGCCGAGATCGCCTTCCCGCTGCCGATGGCGGTGCTGATGAAGGCGGCCCGGCTGGTGCCCACCCGCGCCTGGACGTCGTTGACCGCCGCGATGGCCCGCCGCGGCCTCGACGGCGGTCCGGGCCGCCGCGCGGGGTGA
- a CDS encoding DUF6297 family protein, with translation MVGGTVSSLREQIAARPATGTAVLPGAVTSLVAAVLVVAGLAWVLARLGPVSATPAAAAWWLPLPADRRGLLRGELVRVVLVSATAAALVVVPVLLAVPVTPAAVDVLVGVATAALLTAAGAGLLVVLQAAGRGHRLPTVAGALACVAVVGAALTGAVLAAVDAAPVTGWAVQPAGTPLVGAAVVAAVLAVLAVVAADRRLDRLRAGDLRARGEIVQYATASTFSMDTRELGRALASSPRPPRRARRWRRVSGAPTAVLAADLAVLTRSPWRWGQLAVGAALPVLAARTSGLGDLPALVAVAAVLGWALAAVALGEPSRRAQASPALDRVLPLSADVVVRLRVVVPLVVLVGVCGVSGALIGQGTGATAVWAGLGVAVAPAWAGAAVRGGYRPELDWSGPVVATPMGAVPTGVGQTLVRGLDLGVVGTVPFGLALLVGTPSALWVPAQLAWALAVGALAVGTARPRD, from the coding sequence GTGGTCGGCGGCACCGTCTCCAGCCTGCGGGAGCAGATCGCCGCCCGGCCGGCGACCGGGACGGCGGTGCTGCCCGGTGCGGTCACCTCGCTGGTCGCCGCGGTGCTGGTGGTCGCCGGGCTGGCCTGGGTGCTGGCCCGGCTCGGCCCGGTGAGCGCGACCCCGGCGGCGGCCGCGTGGTGGCTGCCGCTGCCCGCCGACCGGCGCGGGCTGCTGCGCGGCGAGCTGGTCCGGGTGGTGCTGGTGTCGGCGACGGCGGCCGCGCTGGTCGTCGTCCCGGTGCTGCTCGCCGTGCCGGTCACCCCCGCGGCGGTGGACGTGCTGGTCGGGGTGGCGACCGCCGCCCTGCTCACCGCCGCCGGTGCCGGGCTGCTGGTGGTGCTCCAGGCGGCCGGGCGCGGACACCGGCTGCCGACCGTGGCGGGTGCGCTGGCGTGCGTCGCCGTGGTGGGCGCCGCGCTGACCGGGGCGGTGCTGGCCGCCGTCGACGCGGCGCCGGTCACCGGGTGGGCGGTGCAGCCGGCCGGGACGCCGCTGGTGGGAGCCGCCGTCGTCGCCGCCGTGCTGGCCGTGCTCGCGGTGGTCGCCGCGGACCGCCGGCTGGACCGGCTGCGCGCCGGTGACCTGCGGGCCCGCGGGGAGATCGTGCAGTACGCGACCGCCTCGACGTTCTCCATGGACACCCGCGAGCTGGGCCGGGCGCTGGCCAGCTCCCCGCGGCCACCCCGGCGCGCGCGCCGGTGGCGGCGGGTGTCCGGTGCCCCGACCGCTGTGCTCGCCGCCGACCTCGCGGTGCTCACCCGCTCGCCGTGGCGCTGGGGGCAGCTGGCGGTGGGCGCGGCGCTGCCGGTGCTGGCCGCCCGCACGTCCGGACTGGGCGACCTGCCCGCGTTGGTCGCCGTGGCCGCCGTGCTGGGGTGGGCGCTGGCGGCGGTGGCGCTGGGCGAGCCCAGCCGGCGCGCGCAGGCCTCCCCGGCGCTGGACCGGGTGCTGCCGCTCTCGGCCGACGTCGTCGTCCGGCTGCGGGTGGTGGTGCCGCTGGTGGTGCTCGTCGGGGTGTGCGGGGTGTCCGGCGCGCTGATCGGCCAGGGCACCGGGGCGACGGCGGTGTGGGCCGGGCTGGGCGTCGCCGTCGCCCCGGCGTGGGCCGGTGCCGCGGTGCGCGGCGGGTACCGGCCGGAGCTGGACTGGTCGGGGCCGGTGGTGGCCACACCGATGGGCGCGGTGCCCACCGGGGTGGGGCAGACGCTGGTGCGCGGGCTCGACCTGGGCGTCGTCGGCACGGTGCCGTTCGGCCTCGCGCTGCTGGTCGGCACGCCGTCGGCGCTGTGGGTGCCGGCTCAGCTGGCCTGGGCGCTGGCGGTCGGCGCGCTCGCCGTCGGCACCGCCCGCCCGCGCGACTGA
- a CDS encoding TenA family protein, with amino-acid sequence MSVSSDLWAADADLVAAALAHPFVQGIADGTLPRERFAGYVAQDAFFLDAFARAYRLGAESSGDDGLRAVFTDLRAGVQEELRLHTGYAQQWGIDLADVQPLPATTAYTGFLLDAAGRGDAALTCAAMTPCMRLYAHLGQQLAGRAAGPYREWVDTYAAPEFEELAARLERLLDQLCADTSDQRLAAVRSAYSRAMQLEVGFFDAAWAGA; translated from the coding sequence GTGAGCGTCTCCAGCGACCTGTGGGCCGCCGACGCCGACCTCGTCGCGGCCGCGCTGGCGCACCCGTTCGTGCAGGGCATCGCCGACGGCACGCTGCCCCGGGAGCGGTTCGCCGGGTACGTCGCCCAGGACGCGTTCTTCCTCGACGCCTTCGCCCGGGCCTACCGGCTGGGCGCGGAGAGCAGCGGCGACGACGGGCTGCGGGCGGTGTTCACCGACCTGCGGGCGGGCGTGCAGGAGGAGCTGCGGCTGCACACCGGCTACGCGCAGCAGTGGGGGATCGACCTCGCCGACGTCCAGCCGCTACCGGCGACGACGGCCTACACCGGCTTCCTGCTCGACGCCGCCGGCCGGGGCGACGCCGCGCTGACCTGCGCGGCGATGACCCCGTGCATGCGGCTGTACGCCCACCTGGGCCAGCAGCTGGCCGGCCGGGCAGCCGGGCCGTACCGGGAGTGGGTGGACACCTACGCCGCCCCCGAGTTCGAGGAGCTGGCCGCCCGCCTGGAGCGGCTGCTCGACCAGCTGTGCGCCGACACGTCCGACCAACGGCTCGCCGCCGTGCGGTCCGCCTACTCGCGGGCGATGCAGCTGGAGGTCGGCTTCTTCGACGCGGCCTGGGCCGGTGCCTGA
- a CDS encoding DUF5701 family protein, which produces MLPLPSLPDQAARLIALGVPELTGLSAAALTAAADGPAGALLVVHPELLPPSRLVPLVQREGRPAFVVADMTDVDDFTPIDAAAVPDAPIHLVHAPDRGDELANRSPDEALPAITGRGSSPLTLTEGLHWVLQQPAALERNRCFMTIGSRLRRPDGRLDTRTPALWLSNGTGRDGRERRHAPKVGWCWAGNRHTWLGFASTAGRSVPVPRAVTTAAG; this is translated from the coding sequence GTGCTGCCCCTGCCCTCCCTCCCCGACCAGGCCGCCCGGCTGATCGCCCTCGGCGTGCCCGAGCTCACCGGCCTGTCCGCGGCCGCGCTCACGGCCGCCGCCGACGGCCCCGCCGGCGCCCTGCTCGTCGTCCACCCCGAGCTGCTGCCGCCGTCCCGGCTCGTGCCGCTGGTCCAGCGTGAAGGCCGTCCGGCGTTCGTGGTCGCGGACATGACCGACGTCGACGACTTCACGCCCATCGACGCCGCCGCCGTGCCGGACGCACCGATCCACCTGGTGCACGCCCCCGACCGGGGGGACGAGCTGGCCAACCGGAGCCCGGACGAGGCGCTGCCGGCGATCACCGGGCGGGGCAGCAGCCCGCTCACCCTGACCGAGGGGCTGCACTGGGTGCTGCAGCAGCCCGCGGCGCTGGAACGGAACCGGTGCTTCATGACGATCGGTTCGCGGCTGCGCCGCCCCGACGGCCGCCTGGACACCCGCACCCCGGCGCTGTGGCTGAGCAACGGCACCGGCCGGGACGGGCGAGAACGGCGGCACGCCCCGAAGGTCGGCTGGTGCTGGGCCGGCAACCGGCACACCTGGCTGGGCTTCGCCTCCACCGCGGGCCGGTCGGTCCCGGTGCCGCGCGCCGTCACGACCGCCGCCGGATGA
- the thiO gene encoding glycine oxidase ThiO produces the protein MTTDVVVAGGGLIGLSVAWRAAQRGLSVTVVDDAPGAGASTAAAGMLAPVTEASYGEEALLRLSVASLQRYPAFVAELEQVTGLQVELRTTGTLAVGFDADDVRQLDELHAFQTELGLAAERLTPRETRRREPALTPRVRGGLAVAGDHSVDGRALHAALLAACTGTGVRLVRDRAAELTVTAGRATGVWLAGGDALPADVVVLALGAHSDSLPGVPPLPVRPVKGQILRLAGAAGLLTGTVRALVRGRHVYLVPWGTDGLIVGATVEDLGFDARVTAGGVHELLHDAIDVVPEVAELELTETLARWRPGTADNAPLLGPSSLPGLVLATGHHRNGALLTPVTGEAIAEQLTTGQLPAIAEPFTTDRFGRTA, from the coding sequence ATGACCACCGACGTCGTCGTCGCCGGGGGCGGGCTGATCGGCCTGTCGGTGGCCTGGCGGGCCGCCCAGCGCGGGCTGTCGGTCACCGTCGTCGACGACGCACCCGGGGCGGGCGCCTCCACCGCGGCCGCCGGGATGCTCGCCCCGGTCACCGAGGCCTCCTACGGCGAGGAGGCGCTGCTCCGGCTGTCCGTGGCGTCGCTGCAGCGCTACCCGGCCTTCGTCGCCGAGCTCGAGCAGGTCACCGGCCTGCAGGTGGAGCTGCGCACCACCGGGACGCTGGCCGTCGGGTTCGACGCCGACGACGTCCGCCAGCTCGACGAGCTGCACGCCTTCCAGACCGAGCTCGGGCTGGCCGCCGAACGGCTCACCCCCCGGGAGACCCGCCGCCGGGAACCCGCGCTCACCCCGCGGGTCCGCGGCGGGCTGGCCGTCGCCGGGGACCACTCCGTGGACGGGCGCGCGCTGCACGCCGCCCTGCTGGCCGCCTGCACCGGCACCGGGGTGAGGCTGGTGCGCGATCGCGCGGCCGAGCTGACGGTGACCGCGGGCCGGGCCACCGGGGTGTGGCTGGCGGGGGGCGACGCGCTGCCCGCCGACGTCGTCGTCCTGGCGCTGGGTGCGCACAGCGACAGCCTCCCCGGGGTGCCCCCGCTGCCGGTGCGCCCGGTGAAGGGCCAGATCCTGCGCCTGGCCGGCGCGGCCGGGCTGCTCACCGGCACGGTGCGCGCCCTGGTCCGCGGCCGGCACGTCTACCTGGTGCCCTGGGGCACGGACGGGCTCATCGTCGGGGCCACCGTCGAGGACCTCGGCTTCGACGCCCGGGTGACCGCCGGCGGCGTGCACGAGCTGCTGCACGACGCGATCGACGTCGTGCCGGAGGTGGCCGAGCTGGAACTCACCGAGACGCTGGCCCGCTGGCGGCCGGGCACCGCCGACAACGCGCCCCTGCTGGGCCCCTCCTCCCTGCCCGGGCTGGTGCTCGCCACCGGCCACCACCGCAACGGGGCCCTGCTCACCCCGGTGACCGGCGAGGCGATCGCCGAGCAGCTGACCACGGGGCAGCTGCCGGCGATCGCCGAGCCCTTCACCACCGACCGGTTCGGGAGGACCGCGTGA